The Dendropsophus ebraccatus isolate aDenEbr1 chromosome 2, aDenEbr1.pat, whole genome shotgun sequence DNA segment GTTTCTTTTAAGCCATTTAGAGGTGGACTTGTTTATGTAGGTCAGATCTTTGTGACCTAGCTGCACTTGAGCTTTAGGTGACAAACTGACAGGTGGACATTTTCCATTTCATAGTCATACATATGGGTTACAACATGTTCTTCAGATCATGAAGAAGCAACCCCAGCCCATTGCAGTACAATCATCATGGTGGCATTGTGCAATACATTGTTAGCTTTATGCCAGATGTAATAGAATGTCTTTCTAAAAGTCCCACATTTGACTCATCAGTCCACAGTAAATTTTCCCAAAAGTCATGGAAGTCATCTTGATGTTTTTGGTcaattggtgttttttttggtCAGCAGTGGGCAACTCTTCCATGGATGACATTTTTGCCTTCATGCCCTTCTTTTTGTGAAATTGGAGCAAGTGAGCGTGTCCAGTTCTCTGGATATTTTCCTGGGTTCTTTAGTGATCTCCTGGATGAGTCACCGACGTGTACTTTGGCAGGTCCACCCGCCTTGGGTGGTTCACCACTATTCTATGCTTTATTTGTAGAGAACAGTTCTAATTTTAGTCCACTGGAATCCCAGAGCCTTGGCAAAGGTTTTGTAACTATTCTTGATAGATTTCAATGACTTTAGCACCAGTATGTGAACAGATTGCCACACATAGATAATAATGAATTGTCCCTTCAACAGTCATCAAATTGAAGTGCAGTCGAAGCAGTGTGTGCCCCCTTAGGACAGTCATGTGAGAATGTAAAATTAACAATTATATGACCAAATGGTATGGATTTTTACCATAGTAGTAACTGCAAGGTATATGGTTTTTACTTGGTGTCAAGTTTAGGTGATGATACGATTCCTTCGGCAAAGGGAAGTGTCTGTAGGACCTGTCCAATGGTGGGTGGAGAGACAAGAACCACTGGTTGAGAAACGCATCCAAGCTCTCAGTGCTGTTTGTTAGTATGATCGGCAATCTAGAGAATAATAATGCACATTTTCAAAAAAGTGGAAGATTTATAGGTATTTTCCTGAATATTAGGACACtaacaaaatgattttttttttcactttatcttAGAATGAGGAAATTCCTACCAACCATTGTGGAAACGTCAAATGTGGATTTACAGACTTCAGATGATAAGAATGAGCAAATATCTGAAATTAATGAGATCTGGCTTCCTTGTTCTATCTGCCAGGAACGAGTTGATCTGTGTTCACTTATAAACCACAAACAATGCCACAAAGCTAATAACGTACTGGGCTTTAAGCCAGAGGACGATCCGTCAAATCTTCATATCCTCACGGTCCAAAAGAAGAAAATGATATCTCAGATTGAAAGCTCATCAGAATATAAATATAGAGAACACCAAAAGATTAATCAATCCTACCAAACATTAAAAGGAAAGCTGCTTTCTATGGCACCGTATACTGCCACATTGTGTTTGCCCTCCGAGGCTAGCTGCCATGTTTACGACACGATCGGAAACAGTAGCATAGTGAAATCTGTAGTCGTCTGTTCTGATAAAAATACTCGCTGGCAAAGTTGCATGGAGGACTCATTTACAGTTCTTAATAACTACGGGCAAAGGCAAAACACATGTTTTGCTGGGATTTTTGATGGGTATCACGGGAATGTGGCAGCGTTCACAGCAGCGGCGGAGTTTCCGATTTTACTGCTAGATCAGATTTCAGCCGTGGATACATCTTACAAGCTAAACGAAGAAGAAAGGCTCTTTATCAGATCACTGGATACCGTTTTTAAAGACAATTATAAGGAAATGGAGGATTTATTCCTCATAGGGAACAAGAATGGAGCCAAAGCAACAGATGTAGAAGGTAAACACCTGGCCTATGCTAAAGCGTTTTGGCGCATGGACAGGATGCTGCGACTAGGAAGAAAGGAGAGCTCAAAGTCTAGGTGGAGTGGGTGTTCTGCCGTGACCTGTATCATAGAAGGATTTACAGACACTCAAGTGTCCACAGATAAAGATAGAAAAAGGCTTGGTATGCTTCATGTAGCAAATATTGGTAAGTGAAAGCTTACATATAAATACTAATTTAATACAAATAAGGGggttgatttatcaaacatagtctaaaaagaaactggctcagttgcccctagcaaccgatcagattccacttttcattcctcacagactctttggaaaatgaaaggtggaatctgattggttgctaggggcaactgagccggtttccctttacaccatgtttgataaatctcccccagggtATTCAAATTAATAAACTGTAGAACGCACTGTAAATCTTCAataggttgtccagcgaaatgattattattattttttttaagaggcAGACTGGATAACAAAAATTAAATAGACATTAAGGCTCTAttccacaaagtgattatcgccTGTACCCCCCTATTTTAAAAATAAGAGGATTCCATGGGAGAACCTCTTTCAAGTATATAGTCTCATGCACATTGATCAAACTACAGTTCCGTTCCCTTCTTTGTTCTGATTTTATacaaaactaattaaaaaaaaaaaaaacacttggctTACCCCATTgactgctgtatgtgtatgggtatTGTCTCTTATAAGCATTGTTTCTAGGAAGAAATACCGCAACATATTAGGCACCTGGCAGGCATGAGCCATTAAGCTACAGGCCAAGCTCCTGGAAGTACATAAGACAATGGGGATTTGTTATTAGATTTTCATTGTCTAGTATGCATAAATGTTTCATTCAGTTTCATATACAAGGGGAGTACTTTTATACATTCAAGGAAAAGCCTTGAGGGTGTTTTCATTAGTTACCATTAACGGATAATGGGGTGGTCCACTTTGGGACAATTCATTTTTAgaccatttttttttagaaaagtgtatTCTACTACTGGGACCCCAACAAATATTGCAGCCACTTGCTTCACacatgatcacagcaggtctcaggacTGAGACCCGGTGTGATATAAACTTGTGACATCTTTTaaccacatgtcaaaagtttatataaATGACACGGACGTTTAAGATGTTTTCAGTCTTCATCATTTTATTGTAATCTAGGAAATAGAATgctctattttttttctatagtacCAACATGTTATATGTGTCTAGAAAGTATACATTGACTATGTATACACCATGCCATAAACACGTGTTGGCCAAAACCCACAGAACCATGCAAATTTTAAGAGCCATTCGGGATCCCATGACACAGAGTTTGGCATGTGGCAGCAAACAGAGATTAGCGATAGTAAGCCAAAGTGTAAGATGCTGCTTACTTGTCCATTAGCAAGCCTAACAAATAGGTCTAATTTTGTAATTAATAGACTGTATGCCTCCAGGGATGTCTGTGGTAGAAACACTTTAGAAAGTGGGTCAGACAAGCTATCACAATGAAATACGTGCAGGTAATTTTACTGGACTGCAAATACTAAACTGAAGGAAAATGGAATTCAGTGTAATGTCTTCCCAAATAGAGAAGAGAAATAATGCGCTGACATTTCTACTATTATTCCATTAACACAGTTTTCACAGTGAAACATTCTTTAACTCGAAGAGAGCTACTTTACCAGGGCTCACGCAGCACAAAATCTACGCTAAGAAAAGGCTTTCATTTTGAAGACCTGTGATATTCTGAAAATATGTCCTTTATTAACATCCACCCccggaaaaaataaataaataaaaataaaaaatcagataGTAAAAAATGAGACTGCCAAAGTGCTGGACTGTGGGCAATGTGAACCATCAGGTGCCTGTACAAACATGTATGTACTTACCTGCATCACAAGGATCATGGTGGAGTCCCCAATGCATGTACAGGCATGCATGTACTTACCTGCACCCCAAGGGTCATGATGGATCCCCAATGCACATGCCTGTACATGACAGAATTCTCTGAAAAGTACCTAATACCAATTTAGACTCAGCtcgcttggcatttgaatactggtggctgtatccatgttttccaggacttcctagggctgtatccaacttcgtcGGCCACCGGTATTCAAGTCCCAAGTGTTCTAACTCTATTGGCTCTAGTCGcattcatctctaataaaaagAGTGCTCACTCTACAAAATGTGTGTCATAGTACATACACCATACTGTACTCTGTAACTTAGCCAACCATAAGGTAAGTTCTGACATAACCTACTTGTGCAGATTTCTCACCAGTTTAGGTTAAGTTTTTTAACCATGGTTTTCACCAAACATTCATGGATATTTGGCTACCAAATCAGTATAAGTTGCACTAGAGTAGAGCGTCCACAGCAAGCTCATTTTTCCACATGAGCTTGGAAAGTACAGTATGTGTAAACTCCAtttacacatactgtactgtaagtTTCTGTGGATATGTATTTTGGAACCCACACTACAACTGCACAGCAGTATATCCACTCAAAATCCTTGACAACATGGCAGCAGTGGAAGACCTGTGGAAAATGCTGAGACTTTAGACCCTACAAAAGAAAGGTATTAACGCAAAATATCTCTTTTTCTCAGGGCTCCTGTTCGATAGCCATCACACCACTTTTCCCTACcaagtttgaggctatgttcacacacagtactatGAAAGAAAAATACGGAcgtatttttaaagtaataatgcATTCattagaagtagggatggtccgaacctaccgAATGCTAGgtagcagattcccgctgtctgcccgctccgtggagtgggcagatacagcgggaggaacgcctggaaaactgggatagagcctatagctatggctgtatcccagttttccaggcggtcctcccgctggatccgcccgctccacggtgcgggcagacagcgggagtcattaccaagggttcggaccatccctaattagaagtcaatgggaaattggccagcCGTGCACATAAAGTAGAGAAAAACTGTCGTAATTGATTAtggctgtaaaaataataaacatgcttattatttaaaACCTGTTTTATACATCAAGATTCCTGACATACCTTTTTATTTCAATAGTCCTTTCAATTTGCGAGATATAAACTTTTTTATTATTGTGCAAATAAGGCTCAAGTGCCCAGGAGGTGTTCCTTATCCAGGGTAAGAGGTGTACCCTATGTAGCCTATGTCCTCTTTATTACTGCCCATTGGCCCGCTTGCATCCGCCTACCCTGTTGACTGACAGAGACTAAAGAGGCCATATTTTGAATGTAAGTCTGtgcacactgtgtttttttttaacaatgtgcGCTCAAAGTGATATTTTTCCACAGACTTAAATGGAGTCTATTAGATTCAACATTTGACCATCTTTTATACCTAGTTTACTGACATATTTGGCTTGAAttttactacatgtgaacatggcttaaatcttttaaattaaaaatatataaaggaatattgagctaaccttttcttttttctttttttttttttttttattaaggaaaTGTTAAGGCAGTGTTATGTAAAAATGGGAAAAGTCATCGTCTTACAAGAGATCACTGTACAGCTAGTGGTCAAGAAAAAAAGAGAGTTTTGGAATCTGGAGGATCTGTAAGTTCTAATGAAAGCTACGGATTAATTGAAGGATTCAGCAAAGTCACAAGGGGACTTGGTTTCCATGGCGATGCCCAACTTAAGAAATCGGTCATCCCAGCACCCTATACCATTTCTATTCCAATATATGACACACATGAATTCCTTATCCTTGCTTCCAGTGGCTTGTGGGAAGTCCTAAGCACCAGGCAAGTGGTAGCAATAGTGCGGGATCTATTAACTACTTTCTTAAAATGTCCTCAGGATGTCAATCCAGGTAATACAGGAAGGGAGGAGAACTCTCCAGGTGAAAATGCTGATCCAGAAACTCCTGAACATCTTTGTACTGATCAAGTAACAACAAATATTCTAGAAAACAATTCAGATAATGAAACAAAGGAAGACAATCCAAGTAAGCTGTATAATAAAGCGGCACTTTGTGTCTGCCAGCAGATCATGAAGGCAGCCATGTTGGCAGGATCTCAGCAGAACATTACAGTGTGTCTCATTCTTCTACCCGGGTGTGAAAAAAGTTCCAGTCCAGATAAGTCATCCAGCTGACAGTGCTATCAAAGACAATACCAAATAAACAATGCCTCACTATAGTTGACTGTGTGCAATAAAAATGTGGTCTACCGACCAACAAAACAGAAACTAATAGGCTGCATTAACATGTAGTGAAAATGCTGTATATCTGGATGGAAGATCTCTGATGGTAGCAAAATTTTATATTGTTTAACACATCTCATTCACACACTGCAGAAGTTTCCCAAGCAGAAATTAACCTGCAGTGACAATTTTTtatggctggattcacactgcatttttctgtCAGTTTAACATGTAcgctaaaaggaaaaaaatggatggtaaaaacAAATGCTGCTGTATGTCGTACTGCAGGATCCATTCTCCAttgaatatatctatctatttatcttctgtttttttttgacgtacacaaaaatgtgtttttttctgtgcATAAACTAAAACATACTAAAACAGaaacacagggggagaggggagggggagatttatcaaactggtgtaaagtagaacttgctcagttgcccctagcaaccaatcagattctacctgatctgagccagttctactttacaccagtttgataaatcccccccacagGGTGAAGCCAGCCTAACCCCACAGCATGTCTGTTTCAGATGCACACTGGTTAATGATTTTGTCCACTAAGTTTAATGGGGAATACAAAATCTGGATCAAAATCCAATTAATGTGGATTAGTTTCAAATTAACACTAGATCTGCAGCTAAATCTttaaatccccccctccccaaaaaaaCCCCTCTATGCTCAAAATATTAAAGGGACCCTTCCACCTAGACAATGGTATcgaatctatcgccatcatgttatagagcaggaagagctgagcagattgatatataactgggaaaagattcagtataacttgtaatttgttgattataatccctgctcattctgtgttaaggagtccagtgggtggtgtcactcaatagactggactccttagcatagaaacatcagagatttcaatcaataaattacaagttatattgaatcttttcccataaagatatatatcaatctgttccaTTCTCCCAGCTCTATAACTTGATGTTGATAGGTTCACTTTAAAATAAACACATGATACACATCTACCATGGTGCTCCTG contains these protein-coding regions:
- the PP2D1 gene encoding protein phosphatase 2C-like domain-containing protein 1, with the protein product MRKFLPTIVETSNVDLQTSDDKNEQISEINEIWLPCSICQERVDLCSLINHKQCHKANNVLGFKPEDDPSNLHILTVQKKKMISQIESSSEYKYREHQKINQSYQTLKGKLLSMAPYTATLCLPSEASCHVYDTIGNSSIVKSVVVCSDKNTRWQSCMEDSFTVLNNYGQRQNTCFAGIFDGYHGNVAAFTAAAEFPILLLDQISAVDTSYKLNEEERLFIRSLDTVFKDNYKEMEDLFLIGNKNGAKATDVEGKHLAYAKAFWRMDRMLRLGRKESSKSRWSGCSAVTCIIEGFTDTQVSTDKDRKRLGMLHVANIGNVKAVLCKNGKSHRLTRDHCTASGQEKKRVLESGGSVSSNESYGLIEGFSKVTRGLGFHGDAQLKKSVIPAPYTISIPIYDTHEFLILASSGLWEVLSTRQVVAIVRDLLTTFLKCPQDVNPGNTGREENSPGENADPETPEHLCTDQVTTNILENNSDNETKEDNPSKLYNKAALCVCQQIMKAAMLAGSQQNITVCLILLPGCEKSSSPDKSSS